In a single window of the Serratia quinivorans genome:
- the manX_5 gene encoding EIIAB-Man, with protein MAIAIIIGTHGTAAEQLLKTTEMLLGEQDNVAFIDFVPGENAETLIEKYKGKISGLDTSGGVLFLVDTWGGSPFNAASRIAVDKENYEVVTGVNIPMLVETFMARDDNPGFDELVALALETGREGVKALKKPAEESVKPAAPQSVPTAKPAAPQAPLGPNDHMKIGLARIDDRLIHGQVATRWTKETDVSRIIVISDEVAADHVRKTLLTQVAPPGVTAHVVDVAKAIRVWNNPKYAGDRVMLLFTNPTDVWRLVEAGVDIKSVNIGGMAFRQGKTQVNNAVSVDEKDIEAFKKLNERGIELEVRKVSSDSRLKMMDLINKLN; from the coding sequence GTGGCAATAGCTATTATCATCGGCACACACGGGACCGCAGCAGAACAATTGCTGAAGACCACGGAAATGCTATTGGGCGAACAGGATAACGTCGCTTTTATAGATTTCGTCCCTGGTGAGAATGCCGAAACGTTAATCGAGAAGTACAAGGGTAAAATCAGCGGACTAGACACCAGTGGTGGCGTCCTGTTCCTGGTGGATACCTGGGGCGGCAGCCCGTTCAACGCGGCCAGCCGCATCGCCGTCGATAAAGAGAACTATGAGGTCGTCACCGGGGTTAACATTCCGATGCTGGTGGAAACGTTCATGGCACGAGACGACAACCCTGGCTTCGACGAACTGGTCGCGCTGGCGTTGGAAACCGGTCGTGAAGGCGTGAAAGCGCTGAAAAAACCGGCCGAAGAGAGTGTTAAGCCCGCGGCACCACAAAGTGTTCCCACCGCTAAACCCGCCGCCCCTCAGGCGCCGCTGGGTCCCAATGACCATATGAAAATCGGCCTGGCCCGTATCGATGACCGTTTGATCCACGGTCAGGTCGCGACCCGTTGGACCAAGGAAACCGACGTCAGCCGTATCATCGTGATCAGCGACGAAGTCGCCGCCGACCACGTTCGCAAAACCTTGCTGACTCAGGTTGCCCCGCCGGGCGTCACCGCACACGTGGTCGACGTAGCGAAAGCCATCCGCGTGTGGAACAACCCGAAATATGCCGGCGATCGCGTGATGCTGCTGTTTACCAACCCGACCGATGTCTGGCGTTTGGTGGAAGCCGGCGTGGATATCAAATCGGTGAATATCGGTGGTATGGCGTTCCGTCAGGGCAAAACCCAGGTGAACAACGCCGTCTCGGTTGACGAAAAAGATATCGAAGCGTTTAAGAAATTAAACGAGCGCGGTATTGAATTGGAAGTTCGTAAAGTCTCGTCCGACAGTCGGTTAAAAATGATGGACCTGATTAACAAACTCAATTAA
- the sdaA gene encoding L-serine dehydratase 1 gives MISVFDMFKIGIGPSSSHTVGPMKAGKQFVDDLVNQGLMPSITRVAVDVYGSLSLTGKGHHTDIAIILGLAGNMPDTVDIDSIPGFIRDVEQRQRLMLANGSHEVDFPRDGGMVFRSDNLPLHENGMQIHAFAGDKQVYSKTYYSLGGGFIVDEENFGKADAHELSVPYPFSFARDILAHCRDTGLSFSGLVMQNELALHSKQDIETYFGNIWQTMRACIDRGLNTEGVLPGPLRVPRRASALRRMLVSSDKLSNDPMNVIDWVNMFALAVNEENAAGGRVVTAPTNGACGIVPAVLAYYDHFIESVSPDIYIRYFMAAGAVGALYKMNASISGAEVGCQGEVGVACSMAAAGLAELLGASPEQVCIAAEIGMEHNLGLTCDPVAGQVQVPCIERNAIASVKAINSARMALRRTSEPRVSLDKVIETMYETGKDMNAKYRETSRGGLAIKVQCD, from the coding sequence GTGATTAGCGTTTTCGACATGTTTAAGATCGGCATCGGCCCGTCCAGCTCTCATACGGTTGGACCGATGAAAGCCGGCAAACAGTTTGTCGACGATCTGGTAAATCAAGGCCTGATGCCTTCTATCACGCGTGTTGCCGTAGATGTTTACGGCTCACTCTCATTGACCGGTAAAGGTCACCATACCGATATCGCTATCATCCTCGGCCTGGCGGGCAATATGCCCGACACCGTTGATATCGATAGCATCCCGGGCTTTATTCGCGATGTAGAACAACGTCAACGCCTGATGCTGGCCAACGGCTCGCATGAGGTTGATTTCCCGCGTGACGGCGGCATGGTTTTCCGCAGCGACAATTTGCCGCTGCATGAGAACGGCATGCAGATCCACGCCTTCGCCGGGGATAAACAAGTTTACAGCAAGACTTACTACTCACTCGGCGGCGGTTTTATCGTCGACGAAGAGAACTTCGGTAAAGCCGACGCGCACGAGCTGAGCGTCCCTTATCCGTTCAGTTTTGCCCGTGATATTCTCGCCCACTGCCGTGATACCGGACTGTCGTTTTCCGGCCTGGTGATGCAGAACGAACTGGCTCTGCACAGCAAGCAGGATATCGAGACCTACTTCGGTAATATCTGGCAGACCATGCGCGCCTGTATCGATCGTGGCCTGAATACCGAGGGCGTACTGCCGGGGCCACTGCGTGTGCCACGCCGTGCCTCTGCGCTGCGTCGCATGCTGGTGTCTTCCGACAAACTGTCCAACGATCCAATGAACGTGATTGACTGGGTCAACATGTTCGCATTGGCGGTCAACGAAGAGAACGCGGCCGGCGGCCGAGTCGTCACCGCACCGACCAACGGCGCCTGTGGCATCGTCCCTGCCGTACTGGCTTACTATGACCACTTTATTGAATCCGTCAGCCCGGATATTTATATCCGTTACTTTATGGCAGCGGGCGCAGTAGGCGCATTGTACAAGATGAACGCCTCTATCTCCGGCGCCGAAGTGGGTTGTCAGGGTGAAGTGGGCGTGGCCTGTTCAATGGCCGCGGCCGGCCTGGCCGAACTGCTGGGCGCCAGCCCGGAGCAGGTTTGCATCGCGGCAGAGATCGGCATGGAGCACAACCTGGGGCTGACCTGTGACCCGGTTGCCGGTCAGGTTCAGGTTCCTTGCATTGAACGTAACGCCATTGCTTCCGTGAAGGCGATCAACTCGGCGCGTATGGCATTGCGTCGTACCAGTGAACCACGTGTCTCGCTGGATAAGGTCATCGAAACCATGTACGAAACCGGTAAAGACATGAACGCCAAATATCGCGAAACTTCTCGCGGCGGTCTGGCGATCAAAGTGCAGTGTGACTGA
- the hyaD gene encoding Hyaluronan synthase, with translation MPLMLSVIVPLHNVGELFEPFLASLLAQNERRLEVIIVNDGSTDGSGDIAHRYAQQHTHITVIDQLNAGVSCARNAGLAVARGKYVAFPDADDLLAPEMYSTLIELAEQNQLDVMQCNGERYFTDQDELQPIIPLKRLGDTDVISGVQWLERALESRKFIHVVWLAVYRLDFIKQHRLYFEPGLHHQDIPWTTEVMFNAQRVKYLGKALYRQRVHGQSISNRRRTGKANVEYQRHYMKIVAMLVALNQRYADKIAIRPAFHWQITREALGICHSIRREPELAAQCRITDEFFQLGIDRAMVDNARGLKQGWHVILWLHRLKQWRHGDPCSLPAAE, from the coding sequence ATGCCCCTAATGCTGAGTGTTATTGTCCCGTTGCACAACGTGGGCGAACTGTTTGAGCCGTTTCTGGCATCACTGCTGGCCCAGAACGAACGTCGGTTGGAAGTGATCATCGTTAATGATGGTTCCACCGACGGCTCGGGTGATATCGCCCACCGCTATGCGCAGCAACACACGCATATTACCGTGATTGATCAGCTTAATGCGGGGGTGTCCTGCGCCCGTAATGCCGGGTTGGCGGTTGCCAGGGGGAAATATGTGGCATTCCCCGATGCCGATGACTTACTGGCACCGGAAATGTATTCAACGCTGATTGAATTAGCCGAACAAAACCAATTGGATGTCATGCAGTGTAACGGTGAACGTTATTTCACCGACCAGGATGAATTGCAGCCGATTATTCCGCTAAAGCGATTAGGTGATACCGATGTTATTAGCGGCGTGCAATGGCTGGAGCGTGCGTTAGAATCAAGAAAGTTTATTCATGTGGTCTGGCTGGCGGTATATCGTCTTGATTTTATTAAGCAGCACCGGTTGTATTTCGAACCGGGTTTGCACCATCAGGATATTCCCTGGACTACTGAGGTGATGTTTAATGCACAGCGGGTGAAATACCTTGGCAAAGCGCTGTATCGCCAACGGGTGCACGGCCAGTCGATCAGTAACCGCCGCCGTACGGGCAAGGCAAACGTCGAGTATCAGCGCCATTACATGAAAATTGTAGCCATGCTGGTGGCGTTGAATCAGCGTTATGCCGATAAAATTGCCATCCGCCCGGCTTTCCACTGGCAGATTACCCGTGAAGCCTTGGGCATTTGCCACAGCATCCGTCGTGAGCCAGAGCTGGCGGCCCAGTGCCGTATCACCGATGAGTTCTTTCAGCTTGGCATCGATCGGGCGATGGTTGATAACGCGCGCGGCCTCAAACAGGGATGGCACGTTATTCTCTGGCTTCACCGCCTGAAGCAGTGGCGACATGGCGATCCTTGTTCACTGCCGGCGGCCGAATAA
- the ycgG_2 gene encoding phage resistance protein gives MLMTQLAVSKYRYYRWLLAGAVGLAILLLSLYTRYYQEIGTIEQNRQVLATRTVAKINDLLTPAKQQAERSMPLVGSTCEEVMPTLRFRAAQNQALRAMLLVKDGVIYCSSLFGTRKYLFSTILPSVANDGAKLVLRPSLSVAKGVPTLIMWTPAQPDNNSNGVLHVFNIELLANFLLEPQEPYAQRVVLNVGNYSLEYGRREILRSDTLTTDLRYTAKSTRYPFSISLFGPQASMLALAALPRHIPLSLLISLLAAYVVYLLTANRMSLSYHIGHAISRREFRVYCQPIINAETGRCVGVEMLLRWKNKRQGWISPDVFIPLAEQHGLIIALTRYLMSTVVENLQLFPPRPSFYISINVAAEHFNGVTIIDDIRRLWLPAHPMPSLMLELTERTALSEIQYEQIKTLKEMGIMLAIDDFGTGHSSLSYLKKLSPDVLKIDRGFTAAIGTDAINATVTDTIITLAHRLKLKLVAEGVETAEQADYLRSREVNALQGFYFAKPMPINVFPLWLQQYESRLRAVNQREERRMEQESKPEA, from the coding sequence ATGTTGATGACCCAACTTGCCGTGAGCAAATACCGCTATTACCGTTGGCTACTGGCCGGGGCGGTCGGGTTGGCTATTCTGCTGTTATCGCTCTACACCCGTTATTATCAAGAGATTGGCACTATTGAACAAAACCGGCAGGTGCTCGCTACCCGCACCGTCGCCAAGATTAACGATCTGCTGACACCGGCAAAGCAACAGGCCGAGCGTTCCATGCCTCTAGTGGGCTCCACCTGTGAAGAGGTGATGCCAACGCTGCGTTTTCGCGCTGCGCAAAACCAGGCTCTGCGGGCAATGCTGTTGGTTAAGGACGGGGTTATTTACTGTTCCAGCCTGTTTGGCACCCGAAAGTACCTTTTCAGCACTATTTTACCCAGCGTAGCAAACGATGGCGCGAAGCTGGTATTGCGCCCTTCGCTCTCTGTCGCCAAAGGCGTGCCGACCCTGATCATGTGGACCCCCGCGCAGCCGGATAACAACAGTAACGGCGTGTTGCACGTGTTCAATATTGAGCTATTGGCGAACTTCCTGCTGGAACCTCAGGAACCCTACGCGCAGCGCGTAGTGCTGAACGTCGGCAACTACAGCCTGGAGTATGGGCGTCGGGAAATCCTGCGCAGCGATACCCTGACCACTGACCTGCGCTATACCGCGAAATCCACTCGGTATCCGTTCTCTATTTCACTGTTCGGCCCGCAGGCCAGCATGTTGGCGCTGGCGGCGCTGCCGCGCCATATCCCGCTGTCGTTGTTGATCAGTCTGCTGGCGGCCTATGTGGTGTATCTGCTCACCGCTAATCGCATGAGCCTGTCGTACCACATTGGTCATGCCATTTCCCGCCGCGAATTCCGTGTTTACTGTCAGCCCATCATCAATGCTGAAACCGGCCGCTGTGTCGGGGTTGAAATGCTGCTGCGCTGGAAAAACAAACGACAGGGCTGGATTTCCCCCGACGTGTTTATCCCGCTGGCGGAACAGCATGGCTTGATCATCGCTCTGACCCGTTACCTGATGAGCACCGTGGTGGAAAACCTGCAGTTGTTCCCGCCACGCCCGTCGTTTTATATCAGCATCAACGTCGCGGCCGAGCATTTCAACGGGGTGACCATTATCGATGATATCCGCCGTCTGTGGCTTCCTGCCCATCCCATGCCTTCGCTGATGCTTGAGTTGACCGAACGTACCGCCCTGTCGGAAATTCAGTATGAACAAATCAAAACTCTGAAGGAAATGGGCATCATGCTGGCTATCGACGACTTTGGCACTGGGCACAGTTCACTCAGTTACCTGAAAAAACTCAGCCCTGACGTGTTGAAAATCGACCGGGGTTTCACCGCGGCCATAGGTACCGATGCGATTAACGCCACCGTCACCGATACCATCATTACCCTGGCACATCGCCTGAAGCTGAAACTGGTGGCGGAAGGGGTAGAAACCGCAGAACAGGCGGATTATCTGCGTTCGCGCGAGGTGAACGCGTTGCAGGGGTTCTATTTCGCCAAACCGATGCCAATCAATGTATTCCCACTGTGGTTACAGCAGTATGAGTCGCGGTTGCGGGCGGTGAATCAGCGGGAGGAACGGCGGATGGAGCAGGAAAGCAAGCCGGAGGCGTGA
- the yoaE_2 gene encoding magnesium/cobalt efflux protein CorC has product MEFLMDPSIWAGLLTLVVLEIVLGIDNLVFIAILADKLPPKQRDKARILGLSLALFMRLGLLSVISWMVTLTMPLFSVGEFSFSGRDLILLFGGVFLLFKATMELHERLEGQTHQDGANRGYAKFWAVVVQIVILDAVFSLDAVITAVGMVNDLPVMMTAVVIAMVVMLVASKPLTNFVNAHPTIVVLCLSFLLMIGLSLIAEGFGLHIPKGYLYAAIGFSILIELFNQIARRNFIKHQAHRPMRERTAEAIMRLMGQQRAQQTDEAAPLPVNETFAEEERYMISGVLTLASRSLRSVMTPRTDISWVDCDRSREEVREQLLDTPHSLFPVCRDSLDEIIGVVRAKDLLVAVERGEDIAEFAARTPPIVVPDTMDVINLLAVLRRAKGRLVVVTNEFGVVQGLVTPLDVLEAIAGEFPDEDETPDIVVEDASWLVKGGADLHSLEQALNCDDLVSPTADFATLAGFLLSHYGQMPAVGETVELNRLRFEVVAVSEYRIELVRITKVEPHDEEHQ; this is encoded by the coding sequence ATGGAATTTCTAATGGACCCCTCAATTTGGGCTGGGTTACTGACACTGGTGGTATTGGAAATCGTACTGGGTATCGACAACCTGGTGTTTATCGCCATTCTGGCCGATAAACTGCCGCCGAAGCAGCGCGATAAAGCGCGTATCCTCGGCCTGTCGCTGGCGCTGTTTATGCGTCTTGGCCTGTTGTCGGTGATTTCCTGGATGGTGACGCTGACCATGCCGCTGTTTAGCGTCGGGGAGTTCAGCTTCTCCGGTCGCGACCTGATCCTGTTGTTTGGTGGTGTGTTCCTGTTGTTCAAGGCCACCATGGAGCTGCACGAACGGCTGGAAGGGCAAACGCACCAGGATGGCGCCAACCGTGGCTACGCCAAATTCTGGGCGGTGGTGGTACAGATAGTGATCCTTGACGCCGTGTTCTCACTCGACGCGGTAATTACCGCCGTGGGCATGGTGAACGACCTGCCGGTTATGATGACCGCCGTTGTCATCGCCATGGTGGTGATGCTGGTGGCTTCCAAACCGCTGACCAACTTCGTTAATGCGCATCCTACTATTGTGGTGCTGTGCCTGAGCTTCCTGTTGATGATCGGCCTTAGCCTGATCGCCGAAGGCTTTGGTTTGCATATTCCTAAAGGTTACCTGTATGCCGCAATTGGCTTCTCGATCCTGATCGAGCTGTTTAACCAGATTGCCCGCCGTAACTTTATCAAACATCAGGCTCATCGCCCGATGCGTGAACGCACCGCAGAGGCGATCATGCGCCTGATGGGGCAGCAGCGCGCACAGCAGACTGACGAAGCGGCACCGCTACCGGTGAATGAAACCTTCGCCGAGGAAGAGCGTTATATGATCAGTGGCGTGTTGACGCTGGCCTCACGTTCTTTGCGTAGCGTGATGACGCCGCGCACCGATATTTCATGGGTGGATTGCGATCGTTCCCGTGAAGAGGTGCGTGAACAACTGCTGGATACGCCGCATAGCCTGTTCCCTGTGTGCCGCGACTCGCTGGATGAAATTATCGGCGTGGTGCGTGCCAAGGATCTGCTGGTGGCCGTAGAGCGGGGTGAGGATATCGCCGAGTTCGCCGCGCGTACGCCACCGATTGTGGTGCCGGACACCATGGACGTGATTAACCTGTTGGCGGTATTGCGCCGTGCCAAGGGGCGTCTGGTGGTGGTTACCAACGAATTTGGTGTCGTGCAGGGGCTGGTCACGCCACTGGACGTGCTGGAGGCGATTGCCGGTGAATTCCCGGACGAGGATGAAACGCCGGATATCGTGGTGGAAGATGCCAGTTGGCTGGTGAAGGGCGGCGCCGACCTGCACTCACTGGAGCAGGCGCTGAACTGCGACGATCTGGTCAGTCCGACGGCGGACTTCGCCACTCTGGCGGGGTTCCTGCTGTCCCACTACGGCCAAATGCCGGCGGTGGGCGAAACGGTGGAGCTTAACCGACTGCGTTTCGAAGTCGTTGCCGTGTCCGAGTACCGCATTGAACTGGTGCGTATTACCAAAGTTGAACCTCACGACGAGGAACACCAGTAA
- the manZ_3 gene encoding PTS system mannose-specific EIID component translates to MVDTTAQKKLTPADIRGVFMRSNLFQGSWNFERMQALGFCFSMVPVIRRLYPENNDDRKQAIKRHLEFFNTHPYVAAPVLGVTMAMEEQRANGAPIDDAAINGIKVGLMGPLAGVGDPIFWGTVRPVFAALGAGIAMSGSLLGPILFFVLFNLVRLLTRYYGVAYGYRKGVDIVNDMGGGFLQKLTEGASILGLFVMGALVNKWTHVNIPLVVSKITDQTGHTTVTTVQTILDQLMPGLVPLLLTFGCMWLLRRKVNALWIIIGFFAIGIFGYWVGLLGL, encoded by the coding sequence ATGGTTGATACAACAGCTCAAAAGAAACTCACGCCGGCCGATATTCGCGGTGTGTTTATGCGCTCGAATCTGTTCCAGGGTTCATGGAACTTCGAACGTATGCAGGCGCTGGGTTTTTGCTTCTCAATGGTGCCGGTGATCCGTCGCCTGTATCCGGAAAATAACGACGACCGCAAACAGGCGATCAAGCGCCATCTGGAGTTCTTTAACACCCACCCTTACGTGGCGGCGCCGGTCCTTGGCGTTACCATGGCGATGGAAGAACAGCGTGCTAACGGCGCGCCTATCGACGATGCGGCCATCAACGGTATCAAAGTCGGTTTGATGGGGCCTTTAGCCGGTGTCGGCGACCCGATTTTCTGGGGTACCGTACGTCCGGTATTCGCTGCGCTCGGCGCCGGTATTGCCATGAGCGGCAGCCTGCTGGGCCCGATTCTGTTTTTCGTCCTGTTCAACCTGGTGCGCCTGTTGACCCGCTATTACGGCGTGGCCTACGGTTATCGCAAAGGCGTGGATATCGTTAATGATATGGGCGGCGGCTTCCTGCAAAAACTGACGGAAGGAGCGTCCATTCTTGGCCTGTTTGTCATGGGGGCTTTGGTTAACAAGTGGACGCACGTGAATATCCCGCTGGTGGTATCGAAGATCACCGACCAGACCGGGCATACCACGGTGACCACGGTGCAAACCATCCTCGACCAGTTGATGCCGGGCCTGGTGCCGCTGCTGCTGACCTTCGGCTGTATGTGGCTGCTGCGCAGGAAAGTGAATGCGTTGTGGATCATCATTGGCTTCTTCGCCATCGGTATCTTCGGTTATTGGGTAGGTCTGCTGGGTCTGTAA
- the pabB gene encoding Para-aminobenzoate synthase component 1 — protein MSATAPNIKSLPYTRTALLELFAPLASQPWAMLLHSGFAEHSHNRFDILVAQPCATLSTRGPITEIRRGEEHWTSPEDPFRLIQQQLEQLNLHPQVDACLPFQGGALGLFGYDLGRRVEKLPQWAQADITLPDMAVGIYDWAVIADHHRQTLTLLSYGDGEQRWQWLRNQQPAPESAFALTSPWQANMTRRQYGEKFQRIQHYLRSGDCYQINLAQRFAADYQGDEWQAFQQLSASNRAPFSAFLRLPDNAVLSVSPERFLWLENQHIQTRPIKGTLPRLADADQDAQQAQRLANSSKDRAENLMIVDLLRNDIGRVAEPGSVQVPELFVVEPFPAVHHLVSTITATLPLRTPATELLRACFPGGSITGAPKVRAMEIIEELEPQRRNAYCGSIGYISACGTMDTNITIRTLITENGRIYCSAGGGIVADSQEQAEYQETFDKVGRILPQLGEFIAS, from the coding sequence ATGAGCGCAACCGCACCGAATATTAAGTCTTTACCCTACACCCGCACCGCCCTGCTGGAGCTGTTTGCCCCACTGGCCTCACAGCCTTGGGCGATGTTGCTACATTCCGGTTTTGCCGAACACTCACATAACCGTTTCGATATTCTGGTGGCGCAACCCTGTGCAACCCTGAGCACTCGTGGCCCCATTACCGAGATCCGTCGCGGTGAAGAGCATTGGACGTCGCCGGAAGATCCTTTCCGCCTGATACAACAGCAGCTGGAACAGCTGAACCTGCACCCGCAGGTGGATGCCTGCTTGCCGTTCCAGGGCGGCGCCCTCGGGTTGTTCGGTTACGATTTGGGTCGTCGGGTAGAAAAACTGCCTCAGTGGGCACAGGCAGATATCACGCTGCCGGATATGGCGGTCGGTATTTACGACTGGGCAGTGATAGCCGATCACCACCGACAGACGCTGACGTTACTCAGCTATGGTGATGGGGAACAGCGCTGGCAGTGGCTCCGCAATCAGCAGCCTGCGCCAGAGTCGGCATTTGCCCTGACCAGCCCCTGGCAGGCCAATATGACGCGACGGCAGTACGGTGAAAAGTTCCAGCGTATTCAGCATTACCTGCGCAGTGGCGACTGTTATCAAATCAATCTGGCGCAACGTTTTGCTGCCGATTATCAGGGCGATGAATGGCAAGCCTTTCAGCAATTGAGCGCCAGCAATCGCGCACCCTTCTCTGCCTTCCTGCGTCTGCCGGATAACGCCGTGCTAAGCGTTTCACCCGAGCGCTTTTTGTGGCTGGAAAACCAACATATTCAGACCCGCCCGATCAAAGGCACGCTGCCGCGGCTGGCCGATGCCGATCAGGATGCGCAGCAGGCACAACGCTTGGCAAACTCCAGCAAAGACCGTGCGGAGAACCTGATGATTGTAGATTTACTGCGCAATGATATCGGCCGAGTTGCCGAACCGGGCAGCGTGCAGGTTCCCGAACTGTTTGTGGTCGAACCCTTCCCGGCGGTACACCATCTGGTCAGCACCATCACCGCTACCCTGCCGCTACGCACTCCGGCGACCGAACTGCTGCGCGCCTGCTTCCCGGGCGGTTCCATTACCGGGGCGCCCAAGGTACGAGCCATGGAAATTATTGAAGAGCTGGAGCCGCAGCGACGAAACGCCTACTGCGGCAGCATCGGGTATATCAGTGCCTGCGGCACCATGGACACCAACATCACTATCCGCACCCTGATCACCGAAAACGGCCGCATTTACTGTTCCGCCGGAGGTGGTATCGTTGCCGACAGTCAGGAACAGGCGGAATATCAGGAAACCTTTGATAAAGTCGGCCGCATTCTGCCGCAATTGGGGGAGTTTATCGCTTCATGA
- the manY_2 gene encoding PTS system mannose-specific EIIC component: MEITTLQIVLIFIVACIAGMGSVLDEFQFHRPLVACTLIGFILGDMKTGIIIGGTLEMIALGWMNIGAAVAPDAALASIISTILVIAGGQSVGAGIALAIPLAAAGQVLTIIVRTLTVAFQHAADSAAERGSLRAITWLHISALLLQAMRIAIPAVIVAISVGTSGVHALLNSIPEVVTSGLNIAGGMIVVVGYAMVINMMRAGYLMPFFYLGFVTAAFTNFNLVALGVIGVVMAVLYIQLSPKYNKSQVVQAGPANANDLDNELD, from the coding sequence ATGGAGATTACCACTCTTCAGATTGTACTGATATTTATCGTTGCCTGTATCGCCGGGATGGGTTCCGTCCTCGACGAGTTTCAGTTCCACCGTCCGCTGGTCGCCTGTACCCTGATCGGCTTTATTCTCGGTGACATGAAAACCGGTATCATCATCGGCGGTACGCTGGAGATGATCGCCCTGGGCTGGATGAACATCGGTGCGGCGGTAGCGCCAGATGCGGCGTTGGCGTCAATTATTTCCACCATTCTGGTTATTGCCGGCGGACAAAGCGTCGGTGCCGGTATCGCCCTGGCCATTCCGCTGGCGGCGGCCGGGCAAGTGCTGACCATCATCGTGCGTACCCTGACCGTGGCCTTCCAGCACGCGGCGGACAGCGCGGCGGAGCGAGGCAGTTTGCGAGCCATCACCTGGCTGCATATCTCTGCCCTGCTGCTGCAGGCGATGCGTATTGCCATTCCGGCCGTTATCGTCGCTATCTCGGTGGGGACATCTGGCGTTCACGCGCTGCTTAACTCGATCCCGGAAGTCGTCACCAGCGGCCTGAACATCGCCGGCGGGATGATCGTGGTGGTTGGTTATGCCATGGTGATCAACATGATGCGTGCCGGCTACCTGATGCCATTCTTCTACCTCGGCTTCGTTACCGCTGCCTTCACCAACTTTAACCTGGTCGCCCTCGGCGTGATCGGCGTGGTGATGGCCGTGCTTTATATCCAGCTCAGCCCGAAATACAACAAGTCTCAGGTAGTCCAGGCTGGCCCGGCAAATGCCAACGACCTCGATAACGAACTCGACTAG
- a CDS encoding putative NUDIX hydrolase — MNPPTYPTSLAAFISRFQLQLPQASQISHNVRPAAVLIPIICRPEPTLLLTRRADSLRKHPGQVAFPGGKTDAEDASAIITALREAQEEVAIPPQAVTILGQLAPLDSSTGFQVTPVVGLISPDVQFFANEDEVAEVFEMPLHEALTLSRYYPLDIHRAGHSHRIYLSWYQSQFVWGMTAAIIRRLAQQVSI, encoded by the coding sequence ATGAACCCACCGACTTATCCCACCTCGCTGGCGGCCTTTATCAGCCGCTTTCAGCTGCAACTGCCACAGGCATCGCAGATTTCACATAACGTTCGGCCCGCAGCGGTGCTGATCCCGATTATCTGCCGCCCCGAACCTACCCTGTTGTTGACCCGCCGCGCCGACTCACTGCGCAAACATCCGGGCCAGGTGGCATTTCCGGGGGGTAAAACCGATGCTGAAGACGCCTCGGCGATTATCACCGCCCTGCGTGAAGCTCAGGAGGAAGTGGCTATCCCACCTCAGGCCGTGACCATTCTGGGTCAACTGGCCCCCCTCGACAGCAGCACCGGTTTTCAGGTGACCCCGGTGGTTGGTTTGATCTCACCCGACGTGCAATTTTTCGCCAATGAAGACGAAGTGGCCGAGGTTTTTGAAATGCCGCTGCACGAAGCGCTGACGCTTTCGCGCTATTATCCGTTGGATATTCACCGCGCCGGTCATTCACACCGCATTTATCTGTCCTGGTATCAGAGCCAATTTGTCTGGGGAATGACCGCCGCCATCATTCGACGACTGGCACAGCAGGTCAGCATTTAA